In Brienomyrus brachyistius isolate T26 chromosome 3, BBRACH_0.4, whole genome shotgun sequence, the following proteins share a genomic window:
- the LOC125738746 gene encoding bone morphogenetic protein receptor type-1A-like isoform X2 produces MMENAPLIAVLAACIFLLHGAEGGQNPDYMLHGTGVKPGSDSRKAGADATMAPEDAARFLSCHCSGHCPEDAKNNTCETNGQCFAIIEVDEHGDIVLSSGCMKYEGSHFQCKDSPRAQTRRTIECCQTDYCNQDLQPTLPPLVEEGPDSVHWLVFLISLTVCCCALVAIMVICYYRYKGQTERQCYHRDLEKDEVFIPVGESLKDLIHHSQSSGSGSGLPLLVQRTIAKQIQMVRQIGKGHYGEVWLGRWRGEKVAVKVFFTREEASWFRETEIYQTVLMRHENILGFIAADIKGTGSFTQLFLITDYHENGSLQDYLKFSTLDAAGLLRLAYSAACGLCHLHTEIYGTQGKPAIAHRDLKSKNILVKKNGTCCIADLGLAVKFNSDTNEVDVPLSMRVGTRRYMAPEVLDESMNRNQFQAYIMADIYSFGLIVWEMARRCLTGGIVEEYQLPYDEMVPSEPSYEDMREVVCVKCLRPTVSNRWNSDECLRAMLKLMSECWAHNPASRLTALRVKKTLAKMMESQDIKI; encoded by the exons GTGGGCAAAACCCGGATTACATGCTGCATGGGACCGGAGTAAAGCCCGGCTCTGACAGCAGGAAAGCCGGTGCTGATGCCACCATGGCCCCCGAGGATGCTGCTCGGTTCCTGAGCTGTCACTGCTCTGGTCACTGTCCAGAGGATGCCAAGAACAATACCTGCGA GACCAATGGTCAGTGCTTTGCCATCATTGAGGTGGATGAGCATGGTGACATCGTGCTGAGCTCAGGATGCATGAAGTACGAGGGCTCCCACTTCCAGTGCAag GATTCCCCCCGAGCTCAGACGCGCCGCACCATCGAGTGCTGCCAGACGGACTACTGCAATCAGGATCTGCAGCCCACGCTGCCACCCCTCGTGGAGGAAG GTCCGGACAGTGTGCATTGGCTGGTCTTCCTCATATCACTGACAGTTTGCTGCTGTGCTCTGGTTGCCATCATGGTCATCTGTTACTACAG GTACAAggggcagacagagaggcagtgCTATCACAGGGACCTGGAGAAGGATGAGGTTTTCATTCCTGTGGGAGAGTCTCTGAAGGACCTTATCCATCATTCGCAGAGTTCCGGCAGTGGCTCAGGGCTCCCCCTACTG GTGCAGCGCACCATCGCCAAGCAGATCCAGATGGTGCGGCAGATTGGCAAGGGCCACTATGGTGAGGTGTGGTTGGGCCGCTGGCGTGGGGAGAAGGTGGCTGTCAAGGTGTTCTTCACACGCGAGGAGGCCAGCTGGTTCCGAGAGACAGAGATCTACCAGACAGTCCTCATGAGGCACGAGAACATTCTGG GCTTCATCGCGGCTGACATCAAGGGTACTGGCTCCTTTACGCAGCTTTTCCTCATCACGGATTACCACGAGAATGGCTCCCTGCAGGACTACTTGAAGTTCAGTACGCTGGATGCAGCGGGACTGCTGCGACTGGCCTACTCGGCAGCCTGTGGCCTCTGCCACCTGCACACAGAGATCTATGGCACACAGGGCAAACCGGCCATTGCCCATCGTGACCTCAAGAGCAAGAACATCCTTGTGAAGAAGAATGGCACCTGCTGCATCGCCGACCTGGGGCTGGCTGTCAAGTTCAACAG CGACACCAACGAGGTGGATGTGCCCCTGAGTATGCGAGTGGGCACCCGGCGCTACATGGCCCCCGAGGTGCTCGACGAGAGCATGAACAGGAACCAGTTCCAGGCCTACATCATGGCAGACATCTACAGCTTTGGGCTGATCGTGTGGGAGATGGCCAGACGCTGCCTCACGGGAG gcatagtagaggagtaCCAGCTGCCCTACGATGAAATGGTGCCTTCGGAGCCGTCCTACGAGGACATGCGGGAGGTGGTGTGCGTTAAGTGCCTGAGGCCGACTGTGTCCAACAGGTGGAACAGTGATGAG TGCCTGAGAGCCATGCTGAAGCTGATGTCCGAGTGCTGGGCACACAACCCCGCCTCACGCCTCACCGCGCTGCGTGTCAAGAAGACACTCGCCAAGATGATGGAGTCTCAGGACATCAAGATTTGA
- the LOC125738746 gene encoding bone morphogenetic protein receptor type-1A-like isoform X1: MVLFVCTSVIGCHQGELRSMCYNSVSVDNEDWTLSTCGNHMTAEPSSPYSCSGGQNPDYMLHGTGVKPGSDSRKAGADATMAPEDAARFLSCHCSGHCPEDAKNNTCETNGQCFAIIEVDEHGDIVLSSGCMKYEGSHFQCKDSPRAQTRRTIECCQTDYCNQDLQPTLPPLVEEGPDSVHWLVFLISLTVCCCALVAIMVICYYRYKGQTERQCYHRDLEKDEVFIPVGESLKDLIHHSQSSGSGSGLPLLVQRTIAKQIQMVRQIGKGHYGEVWLGRWRGEKVAVKVFFTREEASWFRETEIYQTVLMRHENILGFIAADIKGTGSFTQLFLITDYHENGSLQDYLKFSTLDAAGLLRLAYSAACGLCHLHTEIYGTQGKPAIAHRDLKSKNILVKKNGTCCIADLGLAVKFNSDTNEVDVPLSMRVGTRRYMAPEVLDESMNRNQFQAYIMADIYSFGLIVWEMARRCLTGGIVEEYQLPYDEMVPSEPSYEDMREVVCVKCLRPTVSNRWNSDECLRAMLKLMSECWAHNPASRLTALRVKKTLAKMMESQDIKI, encoded by the exons ATGGTTCTGTTCGTTTGTACCTCTGTGATTGGGTGTCATCAGGGAGAGTTAAGGTCCATGTGCTATAACTCAGTCTCCGTGGACAATGAAGACTGGACGCTGTCCACCTGTGGGAATCACATGACTGCTGAGCCTTCCTCTCCCTACTCATGCTCAGGTGGGCAAAACCCGGATTACATGCTGCATGGGACCGGAGTAAAGCCCGGCTCTGACAGCAGGAAAGCCGGTGCTGATGCCACCATGGCCCCCGAGGATGCTGCTCGGTTCCTGAGCTGTCACTGCTCTGGTCACTGTCCAGAGGATGCCAAGAACAATACCTGCGA GACCAATGGTCAGTGCTTTGCCATCATTGAGGTGGATGAGCATGGTGACATCGTGCTGAGCTCAGGATGCATGAAGTACGAGGGCTCCCACTTCCAGTGCAag GATTCCCCCCGAGCTCAGACGCGCCGCACCATCGAGTGCTGCCAGACGGACTACTGCAATCAGGATCTGCAGCCCACGCTGCCACCCCTCGTGGAGGAAG GTCCGGACAGTGTGCATTGGCTGGTCTTCCTCATATCACTGACAGTTTGCTGCTGTGCTCTGGTTGCCATCATGGTCATCTGTTACTACAG GTACAAggggcagacagagaggcagtgCTATCACAGGGACCTGGAGAAGGATGAGGTTTTCATTCCTGTGGGAGAGTCTCTGAAGGACCTTATCCATCATTCGCAGAGTTCCGGCAGTGGCTCAGGGCTCCCCCTACTG GTGCAGCGCACCATCGCCAAGCAGATCCAGATGGTGCGGCAGATTGGCAAGGGCCACTATGGTGAGGTGTGGTTGGGCCGCTGGCGTGGGGAGAAGGTGGCTGTCAAGGTGTTCTTCACACGCGAGGAGGCCAGCTGGTTCCGAGAGACAGAGATCTACCAGACAGTCCTCATGAGGCACGAGAACATTCTGG GCTTCATCGCGGCTGACATCAAGGGTACTGGCTCCTTTACGCAGCTTTTCCTCATCACGGATTACCACGAGAATGGCTCCCTGCAGGACTACTTGAAGTTCAGTACGCTGGATGCAGCGGGACTGCTGCGACTGGCCTACTCGGCAGCCTGTGGCCTCTGCCACCTGCACACAGAGATCTATGGCACACAGGGCAAACCGGCCATTGCCCATCGTGACCTCAAGAGCAAGAACATCCTTGTGAAGAAGAATGGCACCTGCTGCATCGCCGACCTGGGGCTGGCTGTCAAGTTCAACAG CGACACCAACGAGGTGGATGTGCCCCTGAGTATGCGAGTGGGCACCCGGCGCTACATGGCCCCCGAGGTGCTCGACGAGAGCATGAACAGGAACCAGTTCCAGGCCTACATCATGGCAGACATCTACAGCTTTGGGCTGATCGTGTGGGAGATGGCCAGACGCTGCCTCACGGGAG gcatagtagaggagtaCCAGCTGCCCTACGATGAAATGGTGCCTTCGGAGCCGTCCTACGAGGACATGCGGGAGGTGGTGTGCGTTAAGTGCCTGAGGCCGACTGTGTCCAACAGGTGGAACAGTGATGAG TGCCTGAGAGCCATGCTGAAGCTGATGTCCGAGTGCTGGGCACACAACCCCGCCTCACGCCTCACCGCGCTGCGTGTCAAGAAGACACTCGCCAAGATGATGGAGTCTCAGGACATCAAGATTTGA